ACAGAGTAACTATAGAgaaattcattattaattGCTTGTTGTTGTCACAGCTTTTTACATATTCTTGacgattttcagatttttatcttttgACCCAGTTCAATTCAGTTCCGAATATACAAACGataatacattttatattaATCCTACATATCtctgtgtgtgcgcgtgtgtatGTTCGTTGAAGAAGCCCTGCCTTTTGCCACTATCCTGTTATTATCGTTCGAATTCAAAGTTTAGAGTACATTGTTCCTCGATTTTGTTAatctaatttaatttttaatagtcTGGtgttaaattaaatatcgCCAATCcaaattacattatttacaaattactttatattctaATAACATTATACATTAGTAGAATTTTAATACTtaaaagtaattattattacttctattattattaaaaatagaCACCTGTGTGATACTCCATGTCAAGATTCACTGACGAAACTGATTGATTGGGTTTagtttattttctaattcacGAATTCGTGCTCTGTACTTCTCTTCTATTGCGTGTCTGCACATACCCGCAGCCTGGAGTCGCCCATTAAGCTTATTCGCTGCATTTACAGAAATCTGTAGATTTTCAAGATCCCGGTGTAGTTTCTCAATTTCACTAAAATCAACGTTTAATCGTTCACACTTAAATGAAGCTAAGTTTTCACAGAGTACTAGAACTATACCCTTGTTGTGTAGTTGCCTAGATAATCAGGCAATTGATATCAAACATGCATAACTCGGATGTAACTTGAATCATGAACAACCTAACTGATTATGAATAACGTTTTGAATCGTAGTGCTGATATCTAAATATCAGCCTAATTTTTCACGTACAGAGTTCCAAAGGTTTTAAAATCACCTAGTAGCAGTGTTTATGATGAGTgatactttatttttcatttccatgaaattttcctcaattgGTCCTCTGATGGCATTGATCGTTTcgatttcttgaattttttgttttagcATCATATTTTCTAACTGTAGATTTTTCGTCTGATGAAGCAGAGAATCTCGTTCTCTTATTACAGTTTCAGAATACATGGTCGACTGAATTTGTTGACATCTGTTCacagttttttcttcttcccaTCGCCTAGCTGCTGCCATAGCAAA
The sequence above is drawn from the Neodiprion pinetum isolate iyNeoPine1 chromosome 2, iyNeoPine1.2, whole genome shotgun sequence genome and encodes:
- the LOC124212035 gene encoding centromere-associated protein E-like, which codes for MVESKAVQGRTSLHSFHRYSNLLKHNYGTSTHEFTFKKLLIIMENTQDAILVDLAKMEHLLRDKLIELQMKTKNLEELQRELAQARQSLYEMERQAEDERRQSELMRAQLDFAMAAARRWEEEKTVNRCQQIQSTMYSETVIRERDSLLHQTKNLQLENMMLKQKIQEIETINAIRGPIEENFMEMKNKVSLIINTATSEIEKLHRDLENLQISVNAANKLNGRLQAAGMCRHAIEEKYRARIRELENKLNPINQFRQ